The Larus michahellis chromosome 12, bLarMic1.1, whole genome shotgun sequence genome contains a region encoding:
- the PXMP4 gene encoding peroxisomal membrane protein 4 isoform X2, with protein sequence MAGGGGDAVRALLRAANAILQQRRYRAALAVLKGFRNGAVYGAKIRAPHALVMTFLFKSGSLREKLKSIAQATYTHSRNLAYFVFTYKGLMALQSWLQGKKIPFHSFFAACIGGWLVFGENNPINSQIIMYLLSRILFGLSRLAVEKGYIPQPKQDPFPLVAALIWGTVLWLFEYHRQTLQPSLQSSMTYLYDDSNVWHDISDFLIYNKRTDNK encoded by the exons ATGGCTGGTGGCGGCGGGGATGCGGTCCGCGCCCTGCTCCGCGCCGCCAACGCCATCCTCCAGCAGCGCCGATACCGCGCCGCGCTCGCCGTCCTCAAGGGTTTCCGCAACGGGGCCGT TTATGGAGCAAAAATTCGTGCCCCACATGCCCTGGTGATGACTTTCTTGTTCAAGAGTGGAAG ttTAAGAGAGAAATTGAAATCGATTGCTCAGGCTACGTATACTCATTCCCGGAACTTGGCCTATTTTGTGTTCACCTACAAGGGGCTGATGGCGTTGCAGTCCTggctacaggggaaaaaaattccatttcattctttctttgcaGCCTGCATTGGAGGTTGGCTAGTGTTCGGTGAGAACAACCCCATCAACAGCCAG ATCATTATGTACCTGCTGTCTCGCATCCTGTTCGGCTTGTCTCGGCTGGCAGTGGAAAAGGGCTATATCCCACAGCCAAAGCAGGATCCCTTCCCGCTTGTCGCTGCTCTGATATGGGGGACAGTTCTCTGGCTCTTTGAGTACCACCGGCAAACTCTGCAGCCTTCTCTGCAGTCCTCCATGACCTACCTGTACGATGATAGTAACGTATGGCATGACATTTCAGACTTTCTCATTTATAACAAAAGGACAGACAACAAGTAG
- the PXMP4 gene encoding peroxisomal membrane protein 4 isoform X1, with the protein MPGGVVVEVWESRVCLPHGYGAKIRAPHALVMTFLFKSGSLREKLKSIAQATYTHSRNLAYFVFTYKGLMALQSWLQGKKIPFHSFFAACIGGWLVFGENNPINSQIIMYLLSRILFGLSRLAVEKGYIPQPKQDPFPLVAALIWGTVLWLFEYHRQTLQPSLQSSMTYLYDDSNVWHDISDFLIYNKRTDNK; encoded by the exons ATGCCTGGGGGTGTTGTGGTAGAGGTTTGGGAGAGCCGTGTCTGTCTTCCTCACGG TTATGGAGCAAAAATTCGTGCCCCACATGCCCTGGTGATGACTTTCTTGTTCAAGAGTGGAAG ttTAAGAGAGAAATTGAAATCGATTGCTCAGGCTACGTATACTCATTCCCGGAACTTGGCCTATTTTGTGTTCACCTACAAGGGGCTGATGGCGTTGCAGTCCTggctacaggggaaaaaaattccatttcattctttctttgcaGCCTGCATTGGAGGTTGGCTAGTGTTCGGTGAGAACAACCCCATCAACAGCCAG ATCATTATGTACCTGCTGTCTCGCATCCTGTTCGGCTTGTCTCGGCTGGCAGTGGAAAAGGGCTATATCCCACAGCCAAAGCAGGATCCCTTCCCGCTTGTCGCTGCTCTGATATGGGGGACAGTTCTCTGGCTCTTTGAGTACCACCGGCAAACTCTGCAGCCTTCTCTGCAGTCCTCCATGACCTACCTGTACGATGATAGTAACGTATGGCATGACATTTCAGACTTTCTCATTTATAACAAAAGGACAGACAACAAGTAG